A portion of the Cryptomeria japonica chromosome 5, Sugi_1.0, whole genome shotgun sequence genome contains these proteins:
- the LOC131035201 gene encoding coniferyl alcohol acyltransferase-like: MEKEMLKDFSVEIVRTSIVQSPLPTKDCTLRSSNIDLTVPAISPGHFFVYKAVQDKTYQEMSNSIKKALSQTLVLFYPVAGRFIIGHKGEPEIECKNQGVPFIEAESDAAIKNLDFSQPSFTAAKLTPKRNPLREEPSWCVPVLAVQVTRMNCGGIVVGCCFDHRIVDGISSCIFFRAWTEAAQGISFPMTTPCFERSLLNPRNPLNAAAIDRHYMALPFSALDHADPPPPQIGRIYHLDAPRLLQLQSLANQTEGKPRVGKPITKMEAVSAYIWKVFARAQSLSSSAPTRIGIPIDGRSYLNLPPSYFGNGIAIPFKESNAEQILEEPLSKTAEIVRSVISDSANSEYFKSFVDWVEEKRPAAMLAKVYAEKGSAVVVSSGVRIPLYQFDLGCGKPAFSSSYFPWGGTAGYVMLQASPLGDGNMVVYMHMDEKHLDAIEADPDFLFARANQMNFW, from the exons ATGGAGAAAGAGATGTTGAAGGATTTTAGCGTGGAGATCGTTCGAACCTCCATCGTGCAATCGCCTCTACCCACAAAAGATTGCACGCTCAGAAGCTCCAACATAGATCTCACTGTTCCTGCCATTAGTCCGGGGCACTTCTTTGTTTACAAAGCAGTGCAAGATAAGACATACCAAGAGATGTCAAACTCGATTAAGAAGGCGCTCTCTCAGACACTAGTATTGTTTTATCCAGTGGCTGGAAGGTTTATCATCGGCCATAAAGGTGAGCCTGAGATAGAGTGCAAGAATCAAGGAGTGCCCTTCATTGAAGCTGAATCTGACGCTGCCATTAAGAATCTTGATTTTTCTCAGCCAAGTTTTACTGCTGCTAAACTGACTCCTAAGAGGAACCCTCTTCGAGAAGAACCCTCTTGGTGTGTTCCTGTTCTAGCTGTACAG GTGACGAGGATGAACTGTGGCGGAATTGTAGTGGGTTGTTGTTTTGATCACAGAATAGTAGATGGTATAAGCAGCTGTATTTTCTTTCGAGCATGGACGGAGGCTGCTCAAGGTATCTCGTTTCCCATGACTACGCCTTGctttgaacgctcactcctcaatcccCGCAACCCTCTCAACGCTGCTGCCATTGATAGGCATTACATGGCACTTCCTTTCTCTGCTCTTGATCATGCCGACCCCCCTCCACCCCAAATTGGCCGCATCTATCATTTAGATGCTCCCAGGCTTCTCCAATTGCAGTCTCTGGCAAACCAAACTGAAGGAAAACCCCGTGTTGGCAAACCCATAACAAAGATGGAAGCAGTCTCTGCTTACATTTGGAAAGTATTTGCTCGCGCGCAGTCTTTGAGTTCTTCAGCACCGACCAGAATTGGCATTCCAATTGACGGGCGTTCATACCTGAACCTCCCTCCATCCTACTTCGGAAACGGGATAGCAATTCCTTTCAAGGAGAGTAATGCTGAGCAGATATTAGAGGAGCCATTGAGCAAGACAGCAGAAATCGTACGCAGCGTCATAAGTGATTCCGCAAACAGTGAATATTTCAAGTCCTTCGTTGATTGGGTGGAGGAGAAGAGACCGGCAGCGATGTTAGCGAAAGTGTATGCGGAGAAAGGGTCTGCCGTGGTGGTGTCGTCGGGAGTGAGGATTCCATTATATCAATTCGACCTGGGATGTGGGAAACCTGCGTTTTCAAGTTCGTATTTTCCATGGGGAGGAACAGCAGGGTATGTGATGTTGCAGGCGAGCCCCCTGGGAGATGGGAATATGGTGGTCTATATGCACATGGACGAGAAGCACTTAGATGCCATTGAAGCTGATCCTGATTTTTTGTTTGCGAGGGCCAATCAAATGAATTTCTGGTAA